The segment ATGGAGGCGCTCACCGGCGCGGCGATGAAGTTCCTCGGCTGGTTCCAGGCCGGCGAGCTCGAACTCGTGCCGCTGTTCGCCAACGGCTTCCTCGAGCTGATGGCCGAGACGTGCGTCGGCTGGCTGCTGCTCGACGGCGCGGTCATCGCCGCGGACAAGGCCGCCGCGCTGCCCGACGGGCACGACGACAAGCCGTTTTACGAGGGCAAGATCCGCGCGGCCCAGTACTTCGCGCGGACCGTCGTGCCGCTGGTGAAGTCGCGCGCGGCGATCATCGCGCTCGGCGACCGGTCGGCGCTCGACCTGGCCGAAGCCGGCTTCTGACCGGGGCCCGTCATCGCGCGGCGCGCGCCCGCCGAGGTCGGTGGTCGCGCAACCACGCGTCGACCGCGGCGAGGTGGTGCGCGAACGCCTCCGGCGTGCGCGCGCAGTACGCGCGCGCTTCCCGGGCGAGAGCGAGCGCGCGCGGCGCGCGGGGCGCCCGCGGGTGCGGCGACCGGTGGGCGTCCGGGTTGCATGCGCCGATCGGAGGACGACGGACCGATGGCTTCGAGCGATGCCGACGCGCGAGTGGGGGCACACGTCGGCCGACCGGCGCGCGGCGAACGAGCCGCCGCGCGCCGGCCGGGTCACACTGCACGACGTGTCCGGTTTCGATCGGCCACACGCGGCCCGATCCGTAGCCGATGGCGGCGTGTCAGGTACAATCGCTACACCACGTGGAGTCCTCGCCGGCTTCGGCGTTGCAATAGCCATCGCCGCATTCCACGAACGTGCAGTCCGCGTCGCACAACGCCGTGTCGACGCCGCCGTCGTCGCACTGCTCGGGCACGGTAGCGTTGGGGTTCGTATAGCCGTCGCCGCAGACCGCGAACGTGCAGTCCGCGTCGCACGTCGCCGTGTCGACGCCACCGCCGTCGCACTCCTCTTCGAGATCGCCCAACTCGTAGGGCACGTCGATCGGGTCGTCGAGTCCGCCGTGCGCACAGGACGGATCCCCCGCGTCGAAAAGATGAACGGTCTCCCAGTGGTCGGTGACCCAAAGCCATACGTCGATTTTGCTCACGGCGCTGGCGGTGCCGGGGGTGACGGTGAGGACGTTCTCGCCCGAGACGAATGCCGACGCGAGATCGGACGTGTATTCTTCGGTGGACCAGTTACATCCCGATGTCGGGTTGACGATCTGATGTCCGTCCGTTCCGTTGACCGACAAGCGCACTCCTGTCGGCGTCGTCCCGAGAACCTGCAACAACACGGCGTACACCTGGGCGGGCCGCCGGTTGTTGACCTCGTTGTCTCCGCACCGTTCCCGCGCGCAGCTGGCACTGCAGCCGTCGCCATCGATGGTATTCCCGTCATCGCACTGTTCGGCCGAAAGGTGAGAGATGCCGTCTCCGCAGACCGGCGTCGACTGAACGTGGATGCTGAACGTGTCGCTCGTGGTCGCGACGTCGCTGTCCGTCATGTCGTAGGTGAACGAGCACAGGCCGTCCGACGGACCGGTCGTGAGGTTCCATGTGTTGCTCACCGGGTCCAGGGTGGGCGTGCAGTTGTCGGCGTTCGCGAAGTTGCCGAGCGTCGCGGATATCCCGTCCTCCGCGTCGAGGCCGAGCCACCACGCCGGCAACGGATTTCCCCCGATCAACTGGCTGACGTCGTAGTTGGGGGACAGCGCCTGTGACGAGCTGTCACCGTAGGTGACCGGGGGATCGTTGACCGGCGTGACGTGGACGGTCAACGTCGAGGTTTGCTCCCACAACAGGCCATCGCTGATGGTGACGTAGAATACGTCGCCGGCTCCATCGACGACGTCGTCGTTCGCATTCGGATTGGGACGGTACGTCGCTCCTGTGACGCGGCCGAACGCGTCCACGTCCAGATCCAGCAGTCCGAGATCGCCGATCTGGTACGACTCCGCGCCTGGGGAGCGGCTCGCGCTCGCGCGCGACCTGATTCGCACGATGAACAGATCGCTGTCGGGATCCGAGTCGTTCGCGAGCAGGTCCGCGGCAGTGAAGGCGATCGGAGTGTCCTCGTCCGTCGTGAACGCGTCGTCGCCGAGGACCGGCGGGTCGTTGTCCACGTTGTTGACGGTTACGGTGACCGTGGCGGTCGCGGTCGCCATGCCGTCGGTGATCGTGTAGTCGAACCGCGCGGTGCCCGAGAAGTTCGCCGCGGGGGTGAACGTGATGTCGCCGCCGGACATTCCTACCTGCCCGTTGTCGGCGTTGCCGACGGCGTCGATCGTGAGCGTATCGCCGTCAGCGTCCGAGTCGTTGGCGAGCAAGGTCGCTGCCGATATGGTGACCGCGGTGTCCTCGTCCGTCGATACCGTGTCGTCGGTGGCGACCGGTACGTCGTTCTGTCCGCCAACACGGACGGTCACCGTGGCCGTGGCCGTTTCGTCGCCGTCGGAGACGGTGTAGTCGAAGGTCGCATCGCCCACGAAATTGGCAGCCGGCGAAAACGCTACGAAGTCGTCTTCGAGGGATGCGGTTCCGTGTTGCACGTTGGCCACGCTGGTGACCGTCAGTGTGTCACCGTCGGCGTCCGAGTCGTTGGCCAGCAGCGCCACGACCGGAATGAGTTGGTCCGTGTCCTCTCGCCCGGCGAACGTGTCGTCGTTTGCCGCCGGCGCGTCCGCGACTGGGGTCACGGTGACGTCGACCATCACGACGATCGAATTTTCGCCGTCCGATACCTGCACCGCGAACGAGTCGTCGCCGCTGAAATCCGGGTCCGGCGTATACGTGGCGTCCGGCAGGGTTCCCGACAGGGTGCCGTGGGCCGGTTCGGTGGCGGTGAACGTCAGGGCGTCCCCGTCGGGATCGGTCGCCGACACGGAGATCGAGACGGGCGTGTCTTCTTCCGTCGTCACGCTCACGTCTTGTCCCGCGGGTGGGCGATTGGCGTCGTCGCCTCCAGGTGAGACTGCCGAGCGCCACCGCTCCGAACGCGGCGATGGCGCGAACGAGTTCAGACTTCCGAGCAGACTTCATCGCTACGAATCCTCCTGCGAACACGGTTCGCGGGCGCACATCCCGTCACACGAGGCTCACCCCCCATGCCCCCGCAAGGGTCGAGCAACGATCTCTATTATCACAAGTACGCGCAGTTGAGAATATGCGTGGGGCGGGTGCTTGGGCCGGGGGGGCGCGCGCCGGCGGCGCCGTCGCGGCTTGCGCACGCGGCGGTCGAGGACGGCGTCGGCGGCGCTCAGCGTCATGCCGATCATGCGGTCGGCATATGCATCGATGTCGCGCGCGAACCAGTCGGCGTAGCCGGCGCGCGCGAGGTCCGGGGCGAGGTCGTCGCGCGCCTCTTGCAACACGCGGCGAAGCGCCGCGGCGAGCGGTGAGTTGCGGTCGCGCCGATGCGACCGCAACAGCTCGGTGAGATCGCGTCCCGCGTCGTGTGTTGATCGCGATCGGGGGAGCGCTCCTCGCGACCGATCTGGCCGGCCCGATCTACTGCCACGGCGACGGCACCGTTAACGATGTCGAGCAGGGCCATGTTCAGGTAGCGCCGGCTTGCCCGGGCGGAGGTCGCGTGGATCGCGACAGCGGTGATCGAGCGCAGCGCGCTTGGGCGGTCCCGACACGCACCGGCGGCGCGCGTGCGACGGTTGACCTCGCCGTGCAGTGGCTCGAGTCCGTCGGCTGATCGGATGGGCGGCGAGTCCGCCTCGGGTAACGCGCAGACGTGCGTCGGCGCGGCCAAGCCGCTGTCGAGAAACTCGATGGCTTGGCCTGACCGCTGATCCGATTCGGGCTCGCATTGCTGGATCATCTCGATCACTGTGCGCGTCATCGGCTACGGGCCGGACGGGGCCCGTGGGGCATGGTGGTTGGCAACCGAACGGGGATCGGCGCCGGCCACTCGCGGTCGCGCGAGGATCCAACCTCGGGGAAATCAATCCAGGTAGGGGCTGCCAACTGGCCACAGAGAATTCCGCTGTTCACGTGCGGTGCGTGCCGGTAGAATGCGGTCCCAATGTGGTCGATGAACGCGCCGAAGTCGCCCTCGAGTTGGGCACGATTGAGTCCGATCATGCAGGGCACAGCGCCGCGCGAGGCTCCGACGGAACTCCGCTGCCCGCGAGCGACGCCGCGACGTGACGGCGACGTGCAGGCCGCCGCCCGGAGGATTCGCGACCGACGCGACGCTGGCGGCGGGGCGGCAAGATGGGTCCGAGATTTGTCGATCGCGTGGCTGGTCGCAGTGGCGGGCTGCGGCGGCGGTGGGGGGCAGCCGCCGGACGCGGGAGCGGTCGACGCCGCTCCCCAGATCGTCGACGCGCCGCTTGCGGGGCTCACGGTGCGCGTGCAGGACGCGCCGGCGCAGATCTCGTTTGTCGACCCGTCCGGTTCCGTGTTTCTCGCCGGCATGCCGGGCGACGCGGCGGCACCGTTTGGGGCCGCTGCGTTTCGGAACGCGACGTTCACGTGGCAGGAAGGACTCGGCAATTTTCGGTTCATGGAGGACGCCGAGCCGTGGCGGAGCGTGGAGCGATTCACCGACATCGAGGCGACGGCCGAGCGGGTGACGTTTTCGTTTGCCGGCGGCGCCGGCGTGATCGAGGAAGTCGGCGAACACACGATCAAAGTGACGCTGCGCAGGGACGGCGCCGATCGCGCGACGATCGCATTCGCGTGTGGTCCGGACGAGCATTTTCTCGGCTTCGGAGCGCAGACCCACGACGTGGATCATCGCGGCCACACGTTTCCGATGTTCGTCACGGAGCAGGGCAACGGAAAAGTTCCCGTCGACGAGCAACCCGACAATTGGTTCATTCGCGGCACTCGCCATCAGACGGGCGTCGCCATACCGTTTTTCCTGTCGAGCGCGGGATACGGCATTCTCGGCGCAACGGAGCGGCGCAGCGTGTGGTCGCTGTGCGATCCCGACGAGCATCCCGATGCGTGGCGGTACGAGGCGTGGGAGCCGGAGGCGACGTTGTACGTGTTCTACGGGCCGGCCCCTCTCGATGTCATTCGGCGCCACACGGACCTGATAGGTCGCCGGCAGGCCCCGCCGCCGTTCGTGTTCGGGCCGTGGAACGACGCGGTCGGCGGCAGCGCGTCCGTCCGCGAGGTCGCAGCGGTGCTGCGAGACAACGACATCCCGTCGTCCGCGATCTGGACGGAGGACTGGGCCGGGTCGAGCGGCGATGCGACCAACCTGTTTTTGGACCACAATTGGAC is part of the Deltaproteobacteria bacterium genome and harbors:
- a CDS encoding tandem-95 repeat protein, with protein sequence MSVTTEEDTPVSISVSATDPDGDALTFTATEPAHGTLSGTLPDATYTPDPDFSGDDSFAVQVSDGENSIVVMVDVTVTPVADAPAANDDTFAGREDTDQLIPVVALLANDSDADGDTLTVTSVANVQHGTASLEDDFVAFSPAANFVGDATFDYTVSDGDETATATVTVRVGGQNDVPVATDDTVSTDEDTAVTISAATLLANDSDADGDTLTIDAVGNADNGQVGMSGGDITFTPAANFSGTARFDYTITDGMATATATVTVTVNNVDNDPPVLGDDAFTTDEDTPIAFTAADLLANDSDPDSDLFIVRIRSRASASRSPGAESYQIGDLGLLDLDVDAFGRVTGATYRPNPNANDDVVDGAGDVFYVTISDGLLWEQTSTLTVHVTPVNDPPVTYGDSSSQALSPNYDVSQLIGGNPLPAWWLGLDAEDGISATLGNFANADNCTPTLDPVSNTWNLTTGPSDGLCSFTYDMTDSDVATTSDTFSIHVQSTPVCGDGISHLSAEQCDDGNTIDGDGCSASCARERCGDNEVNNRRPAQVYAVLLQVLGTTPTGVRLSVNGTDGHQIVNPTSGCNWSTEEYTSDLASAFVSGENVLTVTPGTASAVSKIDVWLWVTDHWETVHLFDAGDPSCAHGGLDDPIDVPYELGDLEEECDGGGVDTATCDADCTFAVCGDGYTNPNATVPEQCDDGGVDTALCDADCTFVECGDGYCNAEAGEDSTWCSDCT